A region of Streptomyces sp. NBC_01264 DNA encodes the following proteins:
- a CDS encoding M4 family metallopeptidase has product MLRRHPPQLRRPATAVLALATVTALFALGAPTSAAPVDPAPRTETPRAGAAPIALSPADRASLIGQARDSQQSTARRIGLGPREQLLVKDVIQDADGTRHTRYERTFAGLPVLGGDLVVHEGKGRTTLSRASGATLTVPSLTPAVRPSGAAAAAVTQAERADVVRPKAGAPRLVIRMAGAAEPVLAWETLVKGVQEDRTPSELRVLTDAGSGKVLSTEERVHTGRGIGQYNGEVSIGTTPSDPGYQLIDADRAGHHTYDLNQRTSGTGTLFTDDDDVWGDGTPANRQTAGVDVAFGAAATWDFYQQAFGRNGIRDDGVAAYSRAHYGNNYVNAFWSDSCFCMTYGDGAANTHPLTSLDVAAHEMTHGVTSATANLTYAGESGGLNEATSDIFAAAVEFHSGLAADPGDYLVGEKIDIRGNGTPLRYMDRPSRDGASRDYWDSSLGNVDVHYSSGPANHFFYLLAEGSGAKTVNDVAYDSPTSDGLPVAGIGIESAAQIWYRALTTYMTSGTDYAGARTATLQAAADLFGAYGPRYLAVADAWAGVNVGNRIALGVNAAPIPDQTSGIGQAVSLQVEAFTTHTGSALTFEATGLPDGLTLAADGLISGTPTTLATSEVSITVRDDTGSSVTRSFTWQVAYIYAATTRVDIPDNGAAVESPLTITDRSGNASATTRVHVKITHTYRGDLTVDLVGPDGTAYPLLNRSGGPADNVDQTFTVDASAQPVEGTWKLRVQDRASIDVGYIERWELTP; this is encoded by the coding sequence TTGTTACGGCGACACCCCCCTCAGCTCCGCAGACCGGCCACTGCCGTCCTCGCCCTGGCGACCGTCACGGCCCTCTTCGCCCTCGGCGCACCCACGTCGGCCGCCCCTGTGGACCCAGCGCCCCGGACGGAAACCCCGCGGGCCGGCGCGGCTCCCATCGCCCTCTCGCCGGCGGACCGCGCCTCCCTCATCGGGCAGGCCCGGGACTCGCAGCAGTCCACCGCACGCCGGATCGGCCTCGGGCCCCGCGAGCAGCTCCTCGTCAAGGACGTCATCCAGGACGCCGACGGCACGCGGCACACCCGGTACGAGCGCACCTTCGCCGGGCTCCCCGTCCTCGGCGGCGACCTGGTCGTCCACGAGGGGAAGGGCCGGACCACGCTGTCGCGGGCGAGCGGGGCAACGCTCACCGTCCCTTCCCTGACTCCGGCGGTACGGCCCTCCGGCGCGGCCGCGGCCGCGGTCACCCAGGCCGAACGGGCCGACGTGGTCCGGCCCAAGGCCGGCGCGCCGAGGCTCGTGATCCGCATGGCCGGTGCGGCCGAACCCGTGCTGGCCTGGGAGACCCTGGTCAAGGGCGTGCAGGAGGACCGCACCCCCAGCGAGCTGCGCGTCCTCACGGACGCCGGCTCCGGCAAGGTGCTGAGCACCGAGGAACGCGTCCACACCGGCCGCGGCATCGGCCAGTACAACGGCGAGGTGTCCATCGGCACGACCCCCTCGGACCCGGGGTACCAGCTGATCGACGCGGACCGCGCGGGCCACCACACCTACGACCTCAACCAGCGGACGTCGGGAACGGGCACCCTCTTCACGGACGACGACGACGTCTGGGGCGATGGCACGCCCGCCAACCGGCAGACCGCGGGCGTCGACGTGGCCTTCGGCGCCGCGGCGACCTGGGACTTCTACCAGCAGGCCTTCGGACGCAACGGCATCCGCGACGACGGCGTCGCCGCCTACAGCCGGGCCCACTACGGCAACAACTACGTCAACGCCTTCTGGTCCGACAGCTGCTTCTGCATGACCTACGGGGACGGCGCGGCCAACACCCACCCCCTGACCTCCCTCGACGTCGCGGCCCACGAGATGACCCACGGCGTCACCAGCGCCACCGCGAACCTCACCTACGCGGGCGAGTCCGGCGGGCTGAACGAGGCCACGTCCGACATCTTCGCCGCCGCAGTGGAGTTCCACTCCGGCCTCGCGGCCGATCCTGGCGACTACCTCGTCGGAGAGAAGATCGACATCCGCGGCAACGGGACACCGCTGCGCTACATGGACCGGCCGTCCCGGGACGGTGCCTCCCGCGACTACTGGGACTCCTCGCTCGGAAATGTGGACGTCCACTACTCCTCCGGCCCCGCCAACCACTTCTTCTACCTCCTGGCCGAGGGCAGCGGCGCCAAGACCGTGAACGACGTCGCGTACGACAGCCCGACCTCCGACGGCCTGCCCGTCGCGGGCATCGGAATCGAGAGCGCCGCACAGATCTGGTACCGCGCCCTCACCACGTACATGACCTCCGGCACCGACTACGCGGGAGCCCGCACCGCCACCCTCCAGGCGGCGGCCGACCTCTTCGGGGCCTACGGCCCCCGCTACCTGGCCGTCGCCGATGCCTGGGCCGGCGTGAACGTCGGCAACCGCATCGCACTCGGTGTGAACGCCGCGCCCATCCCCGACCAGACCAGCGGCATCGGCCAGGCGGTCAGCCTCCAGGTCGAGGCCTTCACCACCCACACCGGCTCGGCGCTCACCTTCGAGGCGACCGGGCTCCCCGACGGCTTGACCCTCGCCGCCGACGGCCTGATCTCCGGTACGCCGACCACTCTCGCGACCAGCGAGGTGAGCATCACGGTCCGGGACGACACCGGATCCTCGGTCACGCGGTCCTTCACGTGGCAGGTGGCCTACATCTACGCCGCCACCACCCGCGTCGACATCCCGGACAACGGGGCCGCCGTCGAGTCGCCGCTCACCATCACCGACCGCTCCGGCAACGCGTCGGCCACCACCCGGGTCCACGTCAAGATCACGCACACCTACCGGGGAGACCTCACCGTCGACCTGGTCGGCCCGGACGGCACCGCGTACCCCCTGCTCAACCGCAGCGGCGGGCCGGCCGACAACGTCGACCAGACCTTCACCGTCGACGCCTCCGCACAGCCGGTCGAGGGCACGTGGAAGCTCCGCGTCCAGGACCGCGCCTCCATCGATGTCGGGTACATCGAGCGCTGGGAGCTCACCCCCTGA
- a CDS encoding SRPBCC domain-containing protein — translation MHRALTLATACAALTLLPLRPAAAAEAATDSPAPREPGRHSVVHREQAVIAAPAERIWDVLVDLPSYQDWNPWVLRADGEVRPGATVHVTVALGTHVMPAEHTVLVVEPNRRFCWRDAGWNASFVYGQRCRTLDPRADGTVLVTNELLLDGIFSSATDLVMGTALRKGLAAETRALELRAESMH, via the coding sequence ATGCATCGCGCATTGACCCTCGCCACCGCATGTGCCGCACTGACCTTGCTGCCCCTGCGGCCGGCCGCGGCCGCCGAGGCGGCCACGGACTCCCCGGCCCCGCGGGAGCCCGGCCGGCACTCGGTGGTCCACCGCGAGCAGGCGGTCATCGCCGCTCCCGCGGAGCGGATCTGGGACGTACTCGTCGACCTGCCTTCCTACCAGGACTGGAACCCGTGGGTGCTGCGCGCCGACGGAGAGGTCCGGCCGGGGGCCACCGTGCACGTGACGGTCGCCCTCGGCACCCACGTGATGCCCGCGGAACACACCGTCCTCGTGGTCGAACCGAACCGGCGCTTCTGCTGGCGGGACGCCGGGTGGAACGCCTCCTTCGTCTACGGACAGCGCTGCCGCACCCTCGACCCCCGAGCCGACGGCACGGTCCTGGTCACCAACGAGCTGCTGCTCGACGGCATCTTCAGCTCGGCCACCGACCTGGTCATGGGCACCGCCCTCCGGAAG